One window of the Aptenodytes patagonicus chromosome 5, bAptPat1.pri.cur, whole genome shotgun sequence genome contains the following:
- the ACOT11 gene encoding acyl-coenzyme A thioesterase 11 isoform X2 translates to MLSFFWLRCLLKMVKENIVVPEEILSFCCNGLQGSTSPLRVQEPGEREEVPGAMASPLPTRNPTEVQMSQLVLPCHTNHRGELSTGQLLKWIDTAACLSAERHAGCPCVTASMDDIYFEHTISVGQVVNIKAKVNRAFNSSMEVGIQVSYEDLCSGKHCSICKAYATFVAQGPSNSKVKLKPLTPQTEEEKTEHSIAAERRRMRLVHKDTLKDLLIRSPRETELEMRDGSVAVPAEKTRVESVELVLPPHANHQGNTFGGQIMAWMENVATIAASRLCHAHPTLRAIEMFHFRGPSQVGDRLVLKAIVNNAFKNSMEVGVCTEAYSQEMSVSRRHINSAFMTFEVLDQEGRPCTLPMVAPEPGDGERRYREASARKKIRLDRKYVVSCKQTEVPLSVPWDQSNKVYLSYNNVSALKTLVAKANWALAREKEKVRMYTLEEDKFLSFRIEMSVRIAASRAFSLLSDLRRRHEWDSHYASAELVQQVDDDDMIYHVVSQTLSRENKPQDFVILASRRKPCSKGDPYVVAFRSVTLPTHPASAGFTRGETLCSGFCIWTESDDTSKVAYYNQATPGYLNYVTTNVVGLSSNFCATFEACEKFLLKNKEDLIVRLQDL, encoded by the exons ATGCTCAGCTTCTtctggctgag GTGTCTCTTAAAAATGGTCAAGGAAAATATTGTAGTCCCTGAAGAGATCTTGAGCTTCTGTTGCAATGGCCTCCAG GGCTCGACCTCTCCGCTGCGTGTCCAGGAGCCAGGGGAGCGGGAGGAGGTGCCGGGGGCCATGGCGAGCCCCTTGCCCACCCGCAACCCCACTGAGGTGCAGATGAGCCAGCTGGTGCTGCCCTGCCACACCAACCACCGCGGCGAGCTCAGCACCGGCCAGCTGCTCAAGTGGATCGACACGGCCGCCTGCCTCTCTG ccGAGAGACATGCTGGGTGCCCATGCGTCACGGCTTCCATGGATGATATCTATTTTGAGCATACCATTAG tgttggGCAAGTTGTCAACATCAAAGCCAAAGTGAACCGAGCCTTTAACTCCAGCATGGAG gtGGGCATCCAGGTGAGCTACGAGGACCTGTGCAGCGGGAAGCACTGCAGCATCTGCAAGGCGTATGCCACCTTTGTGGCGCAGGGTCCCTCCAACAGCAAG GTGAAGCTGAAGCCACTGACCCCGCAGAcggaggaggagaagacagagCACAGCATTGCTGCCGAGCGCCGCCGCATGCGGCTGGTCCACAAGGACACCCTCAAGGACCTCCTTATCCGCAGCCCCCGTGAAACCG AGCTGGAGATGCGGGACGGCAGCGTGGCGGTGCCGGCGGAGAAGACACGGGTGGAGAGCGTGGAGCTGGTGCTGCCCCCACATGCCAATCATCAGGGAAACACCTTCGGTGGGCAGATCATGGCCTGGATGGAGAATGTGGCCACCATCGCAGCCAG CCGGCTGTGCCATGCCCACCCCACGCTGCGGGCCATTGAGATGTTCCATTTTCGGGGACCATCGCAAGTCGGGGACCGCCTGGTGCTCAAAGCCATCGTCAACAACGCCTTCAAAAACAG catgGAGGTGGGGGTCTGCACTGAGGCGTACAGCCAGGAGATGTCCGTCAGCCGAAGGCACATCAACAGCGCCTTCATGACCTTCGAGGTGCTGGACCAGGAGGGCCGGCCCTGCACCCTGCCAATGGTGGCACCTGAGCCGGGG GACGGAGAGAGGAGGTACAGAGAAGCCAGCGCTAGGAAAAAAATTCGGCTGGACCG AAAATACGTCGTCTCCTGCAAACAGACTGAGGTGCCGCTCTCTGTGCCCTGGGACCAAAGCAACAAG gtttATCTGAGCTACAACAACGTCTCTGCGCTGAAGACACTTGTAGCCAAAGCGAACTGGGCACTTgccagagaaaaggaaaag GTGCGGATGTACACACTGGAGGAGGACAAGTTCCTTTCCTTCCGCATTGAGATGTCAGTCCGCATCGCGGCCAGCCGAGCCTTCTCCCTGCTCTCCGACCTGCGGCGCCGGCACGAGTGGGACAGCCACTATGC GAGCGCCGAGCTCGTCCAGCAAGTAGACGACGACGACATGATCTACCATGTGGTGAGCCAGACACTCAGCCGCGAGAACAAGCCGCAGGACTTCGTCATCCTGGCGTCCCGACGAAAACCCTGCAGCAAGGG GGACCCCTACGTGGTTGCCTTTCGGTCAGTGACGCTGCCCACCCACCCTGCCAGTGCTGGCTTCACACGGGGGGAGACGCTCTGCTCTGGTTTTTGCATTTGGACAGAGTCGGATGACACAAGCAAG GTGGCTTACTACAACCAGGCTACGCCAGGGTACCTCAACTACGTCACCACCAACGTGGTGGGACTGTCCTCCAACTTCTGTGCCACCTTTGAAGCCTGCGAGAAGTTCCTGCTGAAGAACAAGGAGGACCTGATCGTGCGGCTGCAGGACCTCTAG
- the TMEM205 gene encoding transmembrane protein 205, translating to MEGPSPGQETMPTDMEPSNTVKLLHLVFLSTSWGMQIWVTFVAGFVMGSRLPRHTYGFIQQELFPYYFHIGSTCAFLNLTLFAMYHPSELLSDEQTTQIFVFFVCVAASVLNTQWFGQVTSDIVADMHLVERSHGLGQEVGLFASKSCRQLRASNPSYGQLSRQLTLYRALSSLCNLCCIACNGLSLYYLAARLSAL from the exons ATGGAGGGACCCAGCCCTGGCCAGGAAACCATGCCGACTGACATGGAGCCCTCCAACACCGTCAAACTGCTGCACCTGGTTTTCCTCTCCACCTCCTGGGGAATGCAGATCTGGGTGACGTTTGTGGCTG GGTTCGTGATGGGCAGCCGCCTCCCTCGCCACACCTATGGCTTCATCCAGCAGGAGCTCTTCCCCTACTACTTCCACATCGGCTCCACTTGTGCCTTCCTCAACCTGACTCTATTTGCCATGTACCACCCCAGCGAGCTGCTCAGCGATGAACAAACGACCCAG ATCTTCGTCTTCTTTGTTTGCgttgctgcttctgtgctgaacACACAGTGGTTCGGGCAGGTCACCTCCGACATCGTGGCAGACATGCACCTCGTTGAGCGCAGCCATGGCCTCGGCCAGGAGGTCGGGCTGTTTGCCAGCAAGTCCTGCAGGCAGCTGCGTGCCTCCAACCCCAGCTACGGGCAGCTGTCCCGGCAGCTCACCCTCTACCGGGCTCTGTCCTCCCTCTGCAACCTCTGCTGCATCGCGTGCAACGGCTTGAGCTTGTACTACTTGGCTGCCCGTCTCTCTGCCCTGTGA
- the ACOT11 gene encoding acyl-coenzyme A thioesterase 11 isoform X1, with protein sequence MLSFFWLRCLLKMVKENIVVPEEILSFCCNGLQGSTSPLRVQEPGEREEVPGAMASPLPTRNPTEVQMSQLVLPCHTNHRGELSTGQLLKWIDTAACLSAERHAGCPCVTASMDDIYFEHTISQLYINPPEQRDGKSGVCVGQVVNIKAKVNRAFNSSMEVGIQVSYEDLCSGKHCSICKAYATFVAQGPSNSKVKLKPLTPQTEEEKTEHSIAAERRRMRLVHKDTLKDLLIRSPRETELEMRDGSVAVPAEKTRVESVELVLPPHANHQGNTFGGQIMAWMENVATIAASRLCHAHPTLRAIEMFHFRGPSQVGDRLVLKAIVNNAFKNSMEVGVCTEAYSQEMSVSRRHINSAFMTFEVLDQEGRPCTLPMVAPEPGDGERRYREASARKKIRLDRKYVVSCKQTEVPLSVPWDQSNKVYLSYNNVSALKTLVAKANWALAREKEKVRMYTLEEDKFLSFRIEMSVRIAASRAFSLLSDLRRRHEWDSHYASAELVQQVDDDDMIYHVVSQTLSRENKPQDFVILASRRKPCSKGDPYVVAFRSVTLPTHPASAGFTRGETLCSGFCIWTESDDTSKVAYYNQATPGYLNYVTTNVVGLSSNFCATFEACEKFLLKNKEDLIVRLQDL encoded by the exons ATGCTCAGCTTCTtctggctgag GTGTCTCTTAAAAATGGTCAAGGAAAATATTGTAGTCCCTGAAGAGATCTTGAGCTTCTGTTGCAATGGCCTCCAG GGCTCGACCTCTCCGCTGCGTGTCCAGGAGCCAGGGGAGCGGGAGGAGGTGCCGGGGGCCATGGCGAGCCCCTTGCCCACCCGCAACCCCACTGAGGTGCAGATGAGCCAGCTGGTGCTGCCCTGCCACACCAACCACCGCGGCGAGCTCAGCACCGGCCAGCTGCTCAAGTGGATCGACACGGCCGCCTGCCTCTCTG ccGAGAGACATGCTGGGTGCCCATGCGTCACGGCTTCCATGGATGATATCTATTTTGAGCATACCATTAG CCAGCTGTATATAAACCCTCCTGAGCAGCGGGACGGGAAGAGCGGTGTCTG tgttggGCAAGTTGTCAACATCAAAGCCAAAGTGAACCGAGCCTTTAACTCCAGCATGGAG gtGGGCATCCAGGTGAGCTACGAGGACCTGTGCAGCGGGAAGCACTGCAGCATCTGCAAGGCGTATGCCACCTTTGTGGCGCAGGGTCCCTCCAACAGCAAG GTGAAGCTGAAGCCACTGACCCCGCAGAcggaggaggagaagacagagCACAGCATTGCTGCCGAGCGCCGCCGCATGCGGCTGGTCCACAAGGACACCCTCAAGGACCTCCTTATCCGCAGCCCCCGTGAAACCG AGCTGGAGATGCGGGACGGCAGCGTGGCGGTGCCGGCGGAGAAGACACGGGTGGAGAGCGTGGAGCTGGTGCTGCCCCCACATGCCAATCATCAGGGAAACACCTTCGGTGGGCAGATCATGGCCTGGATGGAGAATGTGGCCACCATCGCAGCCAG CCGGCTGTGCCATGCCCACCCCACGCTGCGGGCCATTGAGATGTTCCATTTTCGGGGACCATCGCAAGTCGGGGACCGCCTGGTGCTCAAAGCCATCGTCAACAACGCCTTCAAAAACAG catgGAGGTGGGGGTCTGCACTGAGGCGTACAGCCAGGAGATGTCCGTCAGCCGAAGGCACATCAACAGCGCCTTCATGACCTTCGAGGTGCTGGACCAGGAGGGCCGGCCCTGCACCCTGCCAATGGTGGCACCTGAGCCGGGG GACGGAGAGAGGAGGTACAGAGAAGCCAGCGCTAGGAAAAAAATTCGGCTGGACCG AAAATACGTCGTCTCCTGCAAACAGACTGAGGTGCCGCTCTCTGTGCCCTGGGACCAAAGCAACAAG gtttATCTGAGCTACAACAACGTCTCTGCGCTGAAGACACTTGTAGCCAAAGCGAACTGGGCACTTgccagagaaaaggaaaag GTGCGGATGTACACACTGGAGGAGGACAAGTTCCTTTCCTTCCGCATTGAGATGTCAGTCCGCATCGCGGCCAGCCGAGCCTTCTCCCTGCTCTCCGACCTGCGGCGCCGGCACGAGTGGGACAGCCACTATGC GAGCGCCGAGCTCGTCCAGCAAGTAGACGACGACGACATGATCTACCATGTGGTGAGCCAGACACTCAGCCGCGAGAACAAGCCGCAGGACTTCGTCATCCTGGCGTCCCGACGAAAACCCTGCAGCAAGGG GGACCCCTACGTGGTTGCCTTTCGGTCAGTGACGCTGCCCACCCACCCTGCCAGTGCTGGCTTCACACGGGGGGAGACGCTCTGCTCTGGTTTTTGCATTTGGACAGAGTCGGATGACACAAGCAAG GTGGCTTACTACAACCAGGCTACGCCAGGGTACCTCAACTACGTCACCACCAACGTGGTGGGACTGTCCTCCAACTTCTGTGCCACCTTTGAAGCCTGCGAGAAGTTCCTGCTGAAGAACAAGGAGGACCTGATCGTGCGGCTGCAGGACCTCTAG